One segment of Verrucomicrobiota bacterium DNA contains the following:
- a CDS encoding ribosome recycling factor, with product MPIDDILLEAEEKMEKSEQVVVHEFATVRTGKASAGLVENILVEVYGSHMRIRELAGITTPESRMILIQPWDATTVHPIEKAIQKSNLGLNPTVDKKFIRIVLPELSQERRVEFTKIIKKMAEDGKVAVRHVRRDGIEALKKEGKAGGVTEDEVEHAEKEIQKLTDRFIAKIDEHVAVKEKEIMTV from the coding sequence ATGCCAATCGATGACATCCTGCTCGAAGCGGAGGAAAAAATGGAAAAGTCGGAACAAGTCGTGGTGCACGAATTCGCCACCGTCCGCACCGGCAAAGCCTCCGCCGGCCTGGTCGAAAACATCCTGGTCGAAGTGTATGGATCCCACATGCGCATCCGGGAACTCGCCGGCATCACCACACCCGAGTCCCGTATGATCCTGATCCAGCCCTGGGATGCCACCACCGTCCATCCGATCGAAAAGGCCATCCAGAAAAGCAACCTCGGACTGAATCCCACCGTGGACAAGAAATTCATCCGCATCGTGCTGCCCGAATTAAGCCAGGAACGCCGCGTCGAATTCACCAAGATCATCAAGAAAATGGCCGAAGACGGCAAGGTCGCCGTCCGTCACGTGCGGCGGGACGGGATCGAAGCACTCAAAAAAGAAGGCAAAGCGGGAGGCGTCACCGAGGATGAAGTCGAGCACGCCGAAAAGGAAATTCAGAAGCTCACGGACCGCTTCATCGCCAAGATCGACGAGCACGTCGCCGTCAAAGAGAAAGAAATCATGACCGTCTAG
- a CDS encoding UMP kinase: MRMSRKAPKLAYQRILLKLSGEALGGEAGIGICPHTVNAMAAQIVEIKKLGVQIALVVGGGNIFRGVQGTTRGVERATGDYMGMLATAINGLALQDALEKMGEQTRVQSAISMAAVAEGFIRRRAIRHLEKGRIVIFAGGTGNPYFSTDTAAALRANEIGAEVILKATKVDGIYDSDPKTNPQAKRFQHITYLEALQRRLKVMDSTAFSLCLENDMPIIVFDFFKPKNIFRVVTGEKVGTLVTS, translated from the coding sequence ATGCGCATGAGCAGAAAAGCCCCCAAACTCGCCTACCAACGAATCCTCCTCAAACTCAGCGGAGAGGCACTGGGGGGCGAAGCAGGCATCGGCATCTGCCCTCACACCGTCAATGCCATGGCCGCCCAAATCGTCGAAATCAAGAAGCTCGGGGTGCAAATCGCCCTCGTCGTCGGCGGCGGAAACATCTTTCGCGGAGTCCAAGGGACCACCCGCGGCGTCGAGCGCGCCACCGGCGATTACATGGGAATGCTCGCCACCGCCATCAATGGACTCGCCCTCCAGGACGCCCTGGAGAAAATGGGGGAACAAACCCGGGTGCAAAGCGCCATCTCGATGGCCGCCGTCGCAGAGGGTTTCATCCGGCGCCGCGCCATCCGCCATCTCGAGAAAGGCAGAATCGTGATCTTCGCCGGAGGCACCGGAAATCCCTATTTCTCGACGGATACCGCAGCGGCACTGCGAGCCAATGAGATCGGCGCCGAAGTCATCCTGAAGGCCACCAAAGTCGATGGCATTTACGACAGCGACCCCAAGACGAACCCTCAAGCCAAACGGTTCCAGCACATCACCTACTTGGAAGCGCTCCAACGGCGGCTGAAAGTCATGGATTCCACCGCCTTCTCCCTTTGCCTCGAGAATGATATGCCCATCATCGTTTTCGACTTTTTCAAACCGAAGAATATCTTTAGAGTCGTCACCGGTGAAAAAGTGGGCACACTCGTCACCTCCTGA